From a single Lactococcus allomyrinae genomic region:
- the nagA gene encoding N-acetylglucosamine-6-phosphate deacetylase translates to MTYYIKADQFFYPYEIKKGGFLEIVDGKFGDWTEEIPTSAEILDYSGKSIAPGLVETHIHGFGGADAQDAEIEGIMGTMSEGLLSAGVTSFLPSPLTDNHEGLKEVCSVVGEHYQEARGAKVRGIFFEGPFFTEEHKGAQNPKYMRDAKMWELEDWQNAAHGMLKKVGLAPEREGSEEFIRKATESGVTIALGHSNATYKQAVAGVQAGATMWIHTFNGMSGMTHQEPGMVGAILNTPNTYAELICDGHHVRPEAAEIVMKMKGADHVVLITDSMRAAGLPDGPYMLGEYEVEVRDGAAWLPTGRPAASILTLKTAVKNVVDWGIATPAQAIMMASLTPAKSVNIDDVCGQIKTGLDADFIVLDSEMNLVATYLDGQKRFG, encoded by the coding sequence ATGACTTATTACATCAAAGCTGACCAATTTTTCTATCCTTATGAAATTAAAAAAGGTGGTTTTCTTGAAATTGTTGATGGAAAATTTGGTGACTGGACAGAAGAAATACCAACTTCCGCTGAAATTTTGGATTATTCTGGAAAATCTATTGCACCAGGACTTGTAGAAACACATATTCACGGATTTGGTGGGGCTGATGCACAAGATGCCGAAATTGAGGGAATCATGGGCACCATGTCTGAAGGGCTATTATCGGCTGGAGTTACTTCATTTCTACCTAGTCCATTGACAGATAATCATGAGGGATTAAAAGAAGTCTGTAGCGTTGTTGGCGAGCATTACCAAGAAGCGCGTGGGGCCAAAGTACGCGGTATTTTCTTTGAAGGACCATTTTTCACAGAAGAACACAAAGGAGCGCAAAATCCTAAATATATGCGTGATGCGAAAATGTGGGAACTTGAAGATTGGCAAAATGCAGCACATGGGATGTTAAAAAAAGTCGGACTGGCACCTGAGCGTGAAGGTTCAGAGGAGTTTATCAGAAAAGCTACAGAATCAGGTGTAACCATTGCCCTTGGTCACTCCAATGCGACTTATAAACAAGCTGTAGCAGGAGTTCAAGCAGGTGCAACGATGTGGATTCATACATTCAATGGGATGTCAGGAATGACTCATCAAGAACCAGGGATGGTGGGGGCGATTCTAAACACGCCAAATACTTATGCTGAGCTTATTTGTGATGGTCATCATGTTCGCCCTGAAGCAGCAGAAATTGTGATGAAGATGAAGGGGGCTGACCATGTTGTTTTAATTACAGACTCGATGCGTGCAGCAGGACTACCAGATGGACCATATATGCTTGGTGAATACGAAGTTGAAGTACGTGATGGCGCAGCATGGCTTCCAACAGGTCGTCCCGCAGCTTCTATTTTAACATTGAAAACAGCTGTAAAAAATGTTGTTGATTGGGGGATTGCAACTCCTGCCCAAGCGATTATGATGGCATCTTTAACTCCAGCTAAGTCAGTTAATATTGACGATGTTTGTGGCCAAATTAAAACGGGCTTGGACGCAGATTTCATTGTCCTTGATAGCGAAATGAACCTTGTTGCGACTTATCTTGATGGTCAAAAGAGATTCGGTTAA
- a CDS encoding NusG domain II-containing protein: MKFLKNTILFFKNIKIKPLDFVIIFVLFIASFSTLFFLTSHQAGAEAQVRVNGKVIKTFDLTKNQTWTYRAKNGNWNKIQVLDGKIRDKADNSPDQIAVHRGWISNVGETAVCLPHNLVIEVMSGKKDNQVDYTA; this comes from the coding sequence ATGAAATTCCTTAAAAATACGATACTGTTTTTTAAAAATATAAAGATTAAACCTCTAGATTTTGTCATTATTTTCGTATTGTTTATCGCTTCTTTTTCTACTCTTTTTTTCCTAACCAGTCACCAAGCTGGAGCTGAAGCACAGGTGCGTGTGAATGGAAAGGTAATCAAAACTTTTGATTTAACAAAAAATCAAACTTGGACTTATCGGGCAAAAAATGGTAATTGGAATAAAATCCAAGTCCTTGATGGAAAAATTCGAGATAAGGCCGATAATTCTCCTGACCAAATTGCTGTTCATCGAGGTTGGATTTCAAATGTGGGAGAAACTGCTGTTTGTCTTCCTCACAACCTTGTCATTGAAGTGATGAGTGGTAAAAAAGATAATCAGGTGGATTACACAGCATGA
- the pfkA gene encoding 6-phosphofructokinase, protein MKRIAVLTSGGDAPGMNAAIRAVVRKAISEGIEVYGINHGYAGMVAGDIFPLTSASVGDKIGRGGTFLYSARYPEFAQIEGQLAGIEQLKKHGIEGVVVIGGDGSYHGAMRLTEHGFPAVGLPGTIDNDIVGTDFTIGFDTAVSTVVDALDKIRDTSSSHNRTFVVEVMGRNAGDIALWSGIAAGADDICIPEKSFKFENVVNNINKGYEKGKNHHIIVLAEGVMSGEEFASKLKEAGYKGDLRVSVLGHIQRGGSPTARDRVLASRMGARAVELLRDGIGGVAVGIHNEELVESPILGSAEEHALFSLTEDGGIKVNNPHKAGLELYRLNSDLNNLNLN, encoded by the coding sequence ATGAAACGCATTGCAGTTTTGACTTCTGGTGGTGATGCACCAGGAATGAACGCGGCTATTCGTGCCGTTGTTCGTAAAGCGATTTCTGAAGGTATCGAAGTTTACGGTATTAATCACGGATATGCTGGTATGGTTGCAGGAGATATTTTCCCGCTCACTTCGGCATCAGTTGGTGATAAAATTGGACGTGGTGGTACTTTCTTGTATTCAGCACGTTATCCAGAATTTGCTCAAATTGAAGGGCAACTTGCTGGTATTGAACAACTAAAAAAACATGGCATCGAAGGTGTAGTAGTTATCGGTGGTGACGGTTCTTATCATGGTGCAATGCGCCTAACTGAACATGGTTTCCCAGCAGTCGGCCTTCCAGGTACTATTGACAATGATATCGTGGGAACTGACTTCACGATTGGTTTTGATACCGCTGTTTCAACTGTTGTTGATGCTCTTGACAAAATTCGTGATACATCATCATCACACAACCGCACATTTGTAGTTGAAGTAATGGGACGTAATGCTGGAGATATTGCACTTTGGTCAGGTATTGCGGCTGGAGCAGATGATATCTGCATTCCAGAAAAGAGCTTCAAATTTGAAAACGTTGTTAACAATATCAACAAAGGCTATGAAAAAGGTAAAAATCACCATATCATCGTTCTTGCTGAAGGTGTAATGTCAGGTGAGGAATTTGCCTCAAAACTCAAGGAAGCTGGATATAAAGGGGACTTGCGTGTATCTGTTCTTGGACACATTCAACGTGGGGGTTCTCCAACAGCTCGTGACCGTGTTCTTGCTTCACGTATGGGTGCTCGTGCCGTTGAATTACTTCGTGATGGTATCGGAGGCGTAGCCGTTGGTATTCATAATGAAGAACTTGTGGAAAGCCCAATTTTAGGTAGCGCTGAAGAACATGCCTTATTCAGTTTGACTGAAGATGGTGGTATCAAAGTGAACAACCCACACAAAGCTGGTCTTGAACTCTACCGTCTGAATTCAGACCTGAACAATCTCAACCTTAATTAA
- a CDS encoding polyprenyl synthetase family protein encodes MDVKNTIWKDYPVLGKQLSKVQKLMKSQISIKNESIKSAIFDIFDAGGKMLRPAYLLLFADFTELDEKEKLALAASVEMLHTATLVHDDVVDKATTRRGVATISAKYGSEVAVYAGDYLFVAVFKLMSEYSLELTNLTKNLGSIERLLGGELGQLNKHFDLEQSLEDYIENISGKTGELFAMSASIAPLIAKKNRLSSLSYKIGMNIGIAFQIMDDYLDYASTSGVLGKPVLEDIRQGIYSAPVLFALREDFNQVSVWIRDENFEAVDEFIKSSQALAETKNLAKSYTTAALELIEKLPKSENREMIKEITRKLLERTL; translated from the coding sequence ATGGACGTAAAAAACACAATTTGGAAAGATTATCCAGTACTTGGAAAGCAACTTTCAAAAGTGCAGAAATTGATGAAAAGTCAAATTTCAATCAAAAATGAGTCGATTAAGTCGGCGATTTTTGATATTTTTGATGCGGGAGGTAAAATGCTTCGTCCCGCTTATTTGTTGCTTTTTGCTGACTTTACAGAGTTAGACGAGAAAGAGAAATTAGCCTTAGCAGCAAGCGTGGAGATGTTGCACACCGCAACTTTGGTTCATGATGATGTTGTTGATAAAGCGACGACTAGGCGAGGAGTTGCGACAATATCCGCAAAATATGGCTCTGAAGTTGCCGTTTATGCAGGTGACTATCTTTTTGTTGCCGTTTTTAAATTGATGTCTGAGTATTCTTTAGAATTAACAAATTTGACAAAAAATCTTGGTTCAATTGAGCGATTACTAGGTGGTGAATTAGGCCAGTTAAACAAACATTTTGACCTTGAACAATCGCTTGAAGATTACATCGAAAATATTTCTGGGAAAACGGGCGAACTCTTTGCTATGTCTGCTTCTATCGCACCTTTAATTGCCAAAAAGAATCGTCTTTCTAGTTTATCTTATAAGATTGGGATGAACATCGGCATTGCCTTTCAGATTATGGATGATTATCTTGATTATGCTTCTACAAGTGGTGTTTTGGGTAAACCTGTACTTGAGGACATCAGACAAGGCATTTATTCTGCACCTGTCCTTTTTGCTTTGCGTGAAGATTTTAATCAAGTGTCTGTCTGGATTAGAGATGAAAATTTTGAAGCTGTGGATGAATTTATCAAAAGCTCACAAGCATTAGCTGAAACAAAAAATCTTGCAAAATCTTATACTACTGCTGCTCTGGAACTTATTGAAAAGTTACCAAAAAGCGAAAATAGAGAAATGATTAAAGAAATTACTAGAAAACTTTTGGAGCGGACTTTATGA
- the galU gene encoding UTP--glucose-1-phosphate uridylyltransferase GalU, with protein sequence MNQTKARKVRKAVIPAAGLGTRFLPATKAMAKEMLPIVDKPTIQFIVEEALKSGIEDILIVTGKAKRPIEDHFDSNLELEQNLLEKGKTELLKLVEETTDINLHFIRQSHPKGLGHAVLQAKAFVGNEPFVVMLGDDLMNINGEGTPLTKELISDYEKTHASTIAVMKVPHEDVDKYGVIAPDGEVSKGLYNVNHFVEKPKVEEAPSDLAIIGRYLLTPEIFDVLESQAPGAGNEIQLTDAIERLNKTQRVFAHEFTGKRYDVGDKFGFVETTIEYGLEHPQISEDLKAYIIAKAQELTKQSNTKVPLTNKK encoded by the coding sequence ATGAATCAAACTAAAGCTAGAAAAGTCCGTAAGGCTGTTATTCCTGCGGCAGGTTTAGGTACTCGTTTCTTGCCTGCAACAAAAGCAATGGCAAAAGAAATGCTTCCAATCGTTGACAAACCCACAATCCAATTTATTGTTGAAGAAGCCTTAAAATCAGGCATTGAAGATATTTTGATTGTTACAGGTAAGGCAAAGCGTCCTATTGAAGACCATTTTGACTCCAATCTTGAACTTGAGCAAAATTTACTGGAAAAGGGTAAAACTGAATTATTAAAACTCGTTGAAGAAACCACAGACATTAATCTTCACTTTATCCGTCAATCTCATCCAAAAGGTTTAGGCCATGCTGTACTTCAAGCTAAGGCTTTTGTCGGAAATGAACCTTTTGTTGTCATGCTTGGGGATGATTTGATGAATATCAATGGTGAAGGTACTCCACTTACTAAAGAGCTTATCTCCGATTACGAAAAAACTCACGCTTCTACTATTGCTGTAATGAAAGTCCCTCATGAAGATGTTGATAAATATGGTGTTATTGCACCTGATGGCGAAGTCTCTAAAGGACTTTATAATGTCAATCATTTCGTTGAAAAGCCAAAAGTTGAAGAAGCACCTTCTGACTTAGCAATCATTGGTCGCTATCTCTTAACACCTGAGATTTTTGATGTATTAGAGTCACAAGCACCAGGTGCAGGTAACGAAATTCAATTAACTGATGCCATCGAACGCCTGAACAAAACTCAACGTGTTTTTGCACATGAATTTACTGGAAAACGTTATGATGTTGGAGACAAGTTTGGTTTTGTTGAAACAACTATTGAATATGGACTTGAACACCCTCAAATTAGCGAAGATTTGAAAGCTTATATTATCGCTAAAGCTCAAGAACTCACTAAACAATCAAATACTAAGGTTCCATTAACCAATAAAAAATAA
- a CDS encoding Gx transporter family protein: MNIKEYVYVSLLTAVAVVMGIIENMFPPFFAFAPGAKIGLANLVMIIAIFTLNWRKVWVMEILRLLITALFTGFSVFLYSFAGGILSLLAMYLMKQFGPKLVSLIGISVVGGFFHNFGQLVVAAFLAKAASVMLYLPWLAFFGMLAGFAIGIGGNQLITRVKPIQELFIKESKQWT; this comes from the coding sequence ATGAATATTAAAGAATATGTCTACGTTTCCCTATTGACAGCTGTCGCTGTTGTTATGGGAATCATCGAAAATATGTTTCCACCTTTTTTTGCATTTGCTCCTGGAGCCAAAATTGGTCTTGCCAATTTAGTGATGATTATTGCTATTTTCACTTTGAATTGGCGTAAAGTTTGGGTAATGGAGATTCTTCGTTTACTTATTACTGCGCTGTTCACAGGCTTTTCTGTGTTTCTTTATTCTTTTGCTGGAGGAATATTATCTCTTCTTGCAATGTACCTCATGAAACAATTTGGACCCAAGTTAGTTTCATTAATTGGAATATCAGTTGTTGGCGGCTTTTTTCATAATTTTGGTCAACTTGTCGTCGCAGCTTTTCTAGCAAAGGCTGCCTCTGTCATGCTATATTTACCCTGGCTGGCTTTTTTTGGGATGTTAGCTGGGTTTGCAATAGGAATTGGTGGTAATCAATTAATTACGCGAGTCAAACCAATACAGGAATTATTTATCAAAGAAAGTAAACAATGGACGTAA
- a CDS encoding 5-bromo-4-chloroindolyl phosphate hydrolysis family protein yields the protein MPVSLFMNHQGMMAGGGHWGVVNMIFGLILFFLIVKMIIGIGFMRKNRREERGGYKDKSMSLKENMERYHEAGLSDSDIKILRENLAEAKANIETWETHQKKDDDLQVVESVTGGLDSSKQTFRYIVQNPQELTKQNEFLYKNLPNMVKLTEKFIEMKKQSVRTDDIKRDLDETLLLIKTLSGAISKNYHEILMDDVNVIKHQVNFD from the coding sequence ATGCCAGTCAGTTTGTTTATGAATCATCAAGGAATGATGGCGGGTGGTGGACATTGGGGAGTTGTGAACATGATTTTTGGTTTGATTCTCTTTTTCTTGATTGTAAAAATGATTATTGGTATTGGCTTTATGCGCAAAAATCGTCGTGAGGAACGTGGAGGTTATAAGGATAAATCAATGAGTTTGAAAGAAAATATGGAACGTTACCATGAAGCAGGACTTTCTGATAGCGATATCAAGATTTTACGTGAAAATTTGGCTGAAGCAAAAGCAAATATTGAAACTTGGGAAACACATCAAAAGAAAGATGATGATTTACAAGTTGTTGAGTCTGTAACAGGTGGGCTTGACTCAAGTAAACAAACTTTCAGATATATTGTGCAAAATCCTCAAGAGCTGACAAAGCAAAATGAGTTTCTATACAAAAACTTACCAAATATGGTCAAACTGACAGAAAAATTCATTGAGATGAAAAAGCAATCTGTAAGAACTGATGATATTAAACGTGATTTGGATGAAACGTTATTACTGATTAAAACTTTGTCAGGAGCAATTTCAAAAAATTATCATGAAATTCTTATGGATGATGTTAATGTGATTAAACATCAAGTGAATTTTGACTGA
- a CDS encoding toxic anion resistance protein: MENPILDDLLNNDKVIKDAEQLDEQQKSEIVEMHKSASLAAVDALSPEELEKAKELSKQLDENSAQSVIAYGANAQDKISAFSQSVLNKVQAQDLGEVGISLTDLMFNLQQANPNELVAENKGLFTKMFGKVKKSIFEVTQKYQKIGAGIDKISAKLNNEQQGLLQDNETLDKLYDENLNYFKALNVFIAGAELKVQELDNETLPKARLEAQQSTDNALVVQKVNDLESYKNRLEKRAHDLRLARQLTIQQAPQIRLIQNTNQELAEKIQTSINTAIPLWKNQVAIALTLLKQKDALTSQRIVSETTNDLLKKNSEMLKNSTIEAAIENERGLVDIETLKLTQQNLVDTIQETMRIQADGRQKRQQGEIEMAKMEEEIKTKLLQLSNKQ, encoded by the coding sequence ATGGAGAATCCGATTTTAGATGATTTACTAAATAATGATAAGGTCATCAAAGATGCCGAGCAACTTGATGAACAGCAAAAGTCAGAAATTGTAGAGATGCATAAAAGCGCTTCCTTAGCGGCTGTTGACGCACTTTCACCTGAGGAGTTGGAAAAAGCAAAAGAACTTTCAAAACAGCTTGACGAAAATAGCGCACAGTCTGTCATTGCTTATGGAGCAAATGCGCAAGATAAAATTTCGGCTTTTTCGCAAAGTGTTTTAAATAAAGTACAAGCTCAAGACCTCGGAGAAGTGGGGATATCGCTGACAGACCTGATGTTTAACTTACAGCAAGCTAATCCTAATGAGTTAGTCGCGGAGAACAAAGGTTTGTTCACTAAGATGTTTGGAAAAGTTAAAAAATCAATTTTTGAGGTGACTCAAAAGTATCAAAAAATCGGGGCGGGAATTGATAAGATTTCAGCAAAATTGAACAATGAACAACAGGGATTATTGCAAGATAATGAAACTTTGGACAAACTTTATGATGAAAATTTGAATTATTTTAAAGCGCTCAATGTTTTTATCGCAGGAGCGGAATTAAAAGTTCAGGAGTTGGATAATGAAACGTTGCCTAAGGCTCGCCTTGAAGCGCAGCAATCAACAGATAATGCTCTCGTTGTCCAAAAAGTGAATGATTTGGAATCTTACAAAAATCGTTTGGAAAAACGTGCTCATGATTTACGTCTTGCTCGCCAGTTGACAATTCAACAAGCGCCTCAGATTAGACTGATTCAAAATACCAATCAAGAATTGGCAGAAAAGATTCAAACGTCAATCAATACAGCCATTCCGCTTTGGAAAAATCAAGTTGCGATTGCATTGACCTTGCTGAAGCAAAAAGATGCGTTGACGAGCCAGCGGATTGTTTCTGAGACGACAAATGATTTGCTCAAGAAAAATTCGGAGATGCTCAAAAATTCAACGATTGAAGCAGCTATTGAGAATGAACGTGGGTTAGTTGATATTGAAACATTGAAATTAACTCAACAAAATTTAGTAGATACGATTCAAGAAACCATGCGTATCCAAGCTGATGGTCGTCAAAAACGTCAACAAGGTGAGATTGAAATGGCAAAAATGGAAGAAGAAATCAAAACAAAGCTTCTACAACTTTCTAATAAGCAATGA
- a CDS encoding NAD(P)H-dependent glycerol-3-phosphate dehydrogenase, whose amino-acid sequence MKPQKIAVLGPGSWGTALSQVLNDNGHEVRIWGNNPEQITEINEQHTNQRYFKEVILDKKIKAFTNLSEAIDGVDAILFVVPTKVTRLVAKQLAEVLKHKVHILHASKGLEQGTHARISSILEEEIPAEYRGEIVVVSGPSHAEETIVRDITLISAASKNHDEAKYAQNIFSNDYFRLYTNTDVVGVETAGALKNIIAVGAGALHGLGFGDNAKAAIITRGLTEITRLGVAMGAEPLTYSGLSGVGDLIVTGTSVHSRNWRAGDALGRGEKLEDVERNMGMIIEGVSTTKAAYELAQQLNIDMPITETIYKVLYEGLDAKVGILDIMRRETRAENEFTN is encoded by the coding sequence ATGAAACCACAAAAAATCGCGGTCCTAGGCCCAGGGTCATGGGGTACTGCCCTTTCACAAGTCCTAAATGATAATGGTCATGAAGTACGTATCTGGGGAAATAATCCAGAGCAAATTACGGAAATTAATGAACAACATACAAATCAACGTTATTTTAAAGAGGTCATTTTAGATAAAAAAATCAAGGCATTTACAAATTTAAGTGAAGCTATTGATGGAGTTGATGCTATTCTTTTTGTTGTTCCTACAAAAGTTACTCGCCTTGTTGCCAAGCAACTTGCCGAAGTTTTAAAGCATAAAGTCCATATTCTTCACGCATCAAAAGGTCTTGAGCAAGGAACACATGCCCGTATTTCAAGTATTCTTGAAGAAGAAATCCCTGCTGAATATCGTGGAGAAATTGTAGTTGTATCTGGACCTTCTCATGCCGAAGAAACAATCGTTCGGGACATTACTTTAATCTCTGCTGCTTCAAAAAATCATGACGAAGCAAAATATGCACAAAATATTTTTAGTAATGACTACTTCCGCCTTTATACCAATACTGATGTGGTTGGAGTGGAAACAGCGGGTGCGCTTAAAAATATCATTGCCGTTGGTGCTGGTGCTCTTCACGGTCTTGGATTTGGAGATAATGCAAAAGCCGCAATCATCACACGCGGGCTTACCGAGATTACACGTCTCGGTGTAGCAATGGGTGCTGAACCTTTAACTTATAGTGGACTTTCTGGGGTTGGCGATCTCATCGTCACAGGAACTTCCGTTCACTCGCGAAATTGGCGCGCTGGAGATGCACTTGGTCGTGGAGAAAAGCTTGAAGATGTTGAGCGCAATATGGGTATGATTATTGAAGGTGTTTCAACAACAAAAGCCGCTTATGAATTAGCACAACAACTTAATATTGATATGCCAATCACTGAAACTATTTATAAAGTTTTATATGAAGGACTTGATGCTAAAGTTGGTATTCTTGACATTATGCGCCGAGAAACACGAGCAGAAAATGAATTCACCAATTGA